The nucleotide window TTGTGATTAGTTATAATAATGTAAATCtagcatttttttttggaacgaTACATTAAACAATAacaaatttttaatgtatcttgTACAATTGCAACAGTGAACAAGCAGAGAATGATGACTTCTAACATCGCAAAATGTATCAATGGTTGCCTTGTTGAGGCAAGACAACTACCTATATTATGCTTTTTGGAAGAACCTAGAATTCTATTTAGTTCTTGAAAGTGCAAAAATCGGGAAATAACATCTTATACAAAGGATACATTTGGGAGGATATTTGAAGAGATTTTGATTATAAACGCATCTAAATGTACAAAAGAATGTCAGGATGACCAAGGAAAGGAAGGAAGAAAAATTCAGATGAAAAACTAACCACAAACACGAACTGTTGTGGACAAGAAGGTCACAATTAAAGAACTTGTACTTTCTTTCTGATACTTAATGAATACTTTTTCTGGAGTACTGTGATGTATCACattaataattttcaatttgtAGCATTTTTTTTCACTGCTATAGATATATACATTAtaaagtacttttaaattattaatttctgaTACAATAAATTGATTTGTATCAAACAATTTTTAACTCTAGCTATAATTTTGATTGATAATTTCTGATATAATAAAGTGAATCTGGTACAAGGAATTATGTttcatatatactatttatattatgtATGATTTTGTGTTTGATACAAAAGTGATTGAGAAATGTTGTGTGTAACGTATAATAAAAGTGAATATTAATGTATCACAAACAAAAGGAATTAAGTTGATACATGTTTAAAATATACATGCAGTGGTTAAATATTAAATGTTTCTGTAGTTACTTAGAACTACataaaacaatataattgtgcatttatttgttaaatattctgaatcaaatacttattttgttgatatatttttcttttatcatacATGAATCaagtacttttttttgttgttgatatttttgTATCAGATAATGATATAATATCCAGTGTTATGATGTATAAAATACTTATAATAGACACAATGTAACAAGGTACTGACAACgtcaaaaattatattcaaaataaacaattttgagaaaaaaaaactgtaAAACTTGAGAAAATGTAtcttgaaaaattataaatcctccaaaatattagttaatgtatcttaaaaacaataaacatcaaaatatgTCTGTGAATTGGTACATAATCACTGATCTATATGAACCAAGTCATCTCGTTGTTGTGGAGTGAAATAGCTCTTCAGCTTTGGTGGATCATCGTTATCGCTAACATATCCTACCTTGACCTTGTCGAGACCGTACTTCCATAATAGTGTTGCATATCTTGTGTGAAGATAGTCAGCTCGGAAACCATTAGATGGATGTTGACTTCATCACTAAAGAATTCACCAAAGACAACTACAAACATTCCGCAGTCACTATAAACCTTCTGTAGGTAcattataaaaatgaattaagttTGAACAAAAAAGTTAATTACATGTACATTATAGTAACTACAAAAAATCTTACTGTTTAGTTGATACATTATGATAGTAACTGATACTCAATACCACTTGATGATATTTGTATCTGATACTAAATGAAACATCATATATTCATTATATGTTATTTAAGTATCATGGTTAAACTATTTTATAATATGATACACTATTCTGCAAATTACATCTCATCAAAAtaatttctactatataatttGATACATTAATgacaatatataaaaaaacaaaaaaaattaaaattagaattttatgtataatttcgTAAGATTTAAAGCAAGATACAAAACAGTATGATAATGTATCATTGTTGTCAACatatccaatttttttaaaacaactcACCAAGGATGacatgaaataatataaaaaaaaagaaccagATAATAAAAGACATACCTGGGTAATGTAGATATGGAAATTGCAGGAGCAACTTTTCAATAGAAGACGACTATAATCATATATTCGGCTATgaattatacataattttgtttttaccccatttatcatcatcataatcatatatTCGTCTAATATTAGAAAAGTTTAGTTGAGTGATACCAATACTAAAAGAACGATCCAGATCCTTATGTAtcagaaaataaagaagaaaaaaataaaattgaagaagacGACCATGGAGGAGACGCCTGTAACTattgagttgtttgaatttgattgaCCGGAGAGAGAAtccttttgaaaatcaaattgatatgCAAATTGTAACTTATAAAATTGTGGAGTGAAATTAGGGAGAGATTAAAGGAGTGAAAAAGGGAAGGGAAATCGTAGGTTAAGATTGGGATACTTATGTATCTTgagattttggaaaaaataaggaattttagaaattttttaaaatagtagggaacaatggaaaatataaaaaataaaagtgtgtatataggtaatttatcctataattaatccaaaataaaaaacatcCTAACACATATCTATTAATTCTCGCGTGAAGCGCAAACATGTTCCCTAGTTCCAATATAATAGGGGGTGACTCAATAGAATAGATGGGCTAAAgccaaaatttagaaaaagagAGAtacatttaattaatatattttatacattttattctcataaattctataaaaatattataatcaattataatttaataattaatttttctttttcaattgacAACATTACCTTTCTTGTAATATTTTGTAGGAAAATAATAagcatatataaattatagtaCGTTACATAACAACACAAATGTTTAAATCTCTTTTATTGATTATAGTTTTGAAAACTTTTTCATTAGAATCAATTATTATAGAAACTATCAAGATTATTCTAAacgtatttaaaaataaaattaagacttcactttattgaatatatcaattagattatcattttttacttatataatatttcataatacattaaaatacaaaaaaatcaatattataGTGATTGTTATCTTTAGATGACATTCaaagttacaatatttttttaaatttaattattcgATAATCTAATTAGTTTGAGCTTGAAATGTTTAATAAAACATCTCAAAAGAATTGAAGACAATCTTACAAAGTCAATATTAAAACATGGTTGATTGAATTTAAATTGAAGTGAATTagagaaattaagaaataaaaagtaactataaatattgattatgtaggatttttaattataattacatcaataataaaatataaaaaatatgtgcATAATAATTAGTAAGAGATGTCATGGGTGTTCCAGGAAAATGTAAAGGATGCAGCAGTATGCCCTTGTGAGGGCTATCTGTAACAAGGAAGAGATTAGAAAGAAATTAGCGTAACTAGTGGTGTTGTCACCCATTTTGTACCTCTAGTCATTAATTCTGAAGCTCTCACCCTCTGTTTTGACATTTGCTAGTTTTTGTTGGTGTCATCGAGTTATTACGTACACACCGAAATGAAGATTTGTGGTAAAAAATGAatacttttcaaataaataaatcagtTGCCAGCATAACCTATATGCTTGTGACAGGTTCAGGTAATTTAGGTCATCTACATTGACTTTTAAGTAGCAGCTGTAATTTAGTTTGATGAGAAATTCAACTACTAAGGTCCCTGTCTAACAAACAAAATCCAAAAAGTCCATATTGCATGCATTATTAAAAACCTATATAAAGCAACAGACTTGAAGCCAATGCCACATCCGAAACTCTTGCACACCCACATATTCTTTAACCTTCCAAGATTTGCAGAAAAATGGCTCAGCATTACCACTTATCCTCTCTTTTACTACTTGCATTTCTCAATTTATTCTTCATTTATGGCAACATAACTGAAGCGACTGCACGCCACCTTCTAGAGACCCCCCTCCCTGAGATTCCTAAACCAGAACTCCCCAAAGTCCCAGCCTTGCCAAAGCCTGAAATCCCAACTGTGCCGAAGCCTGAGCTTCCAAAACCTGAGATCCCTAATGTTCCAAAGCCTGAGCTACCAACTTTCCCGAAGCCCCAGTTACCAACTTTGCCAAAGCCAAAGATGCCTGAGATTCCCGCAATGCCAAAACTAGAGTTTCCTCCCTTGAAAAAGTCAGAAATTCCAGCAGTGCCAAAGACTGAGGTTCCTCCCGCTATGAAAAAGCCTGAAGTTCCAACTTTACCAAAGCCCGAGCTACCGAATGTGCCAAAGCTAGAAATCCCAGAACTACCAAAGCCAAAGGTCCCAGAACTTCCAAAGCCAAAAGTACCAACTATGCCAAAGCCTGAAATCCCAGAATTACCAAAGCCAAAAGCCCCAGAGCTTCCAAAGCTAAAAGTCCCAACAATGCCAAAGCCTGAAGCACCAGCTGTGCCCAAGACTGAAATCCCAGAACTACCAAAGCCAAAAGTCCCAGAGCTTCCAAAGCTAAAAGTCCCAACAATGCCAAAGCCAGAAATCCCAGAACTACCAAAGCCAAAACTACCAGAACTTCCAAAGCCAGAAGTACCAAAGATGCCAAAGCCTGAAATCTCAGAACTACCAAAGCCTAAAGTCCCAGAGCTTCCAAAGCTAAAAGTCCCAACTATGCCCAAGCCTGAAATTCCAGAACTACCTAAACCAACTCTTCCTTCACTTTCTCCACCATACAAACCCGCTACTCCTTGAGTAAATTATATGCTACTTTCACTCTATTAGAAAGTACCCAGCTGATATTTTGCGATTTCCATCTCAGTCTATGAAATTTGCCACCTGAGCTGTGACATGGAGATAGTATTGGATATATACTTCCTGCTACGAGTCGAAATTGTAATTCTCTTATAGAAGTATTTGAATTGGATGTACCGAGTTTGTCGTGTTATTATACTATATGAATGTTTTATGTATTTctatatatacagtgtaataAAACTTTGATATATGTTACTTTGGTTTAGTTCCTATCATTTGCCATCTCTGCTTTTGCTCGATCGTTGTTTGTCCATTCTTTCCCTCACTGTTTTTCCTTCCTAATTTATAGTAACCAATTTCTCCATTACATTTCAAGAGTATGGAATAAAGGATGAATTAGTATATTTAAGTGCCACAAAATGGAGTGGACTCACATTTTTAGTGTAGAGCCAAACTGGTGATTTAACTAATTTGCTTTTTGTTTCATTCATCCTAATTAATGCACATTAAATGGATTCAATTACCTCTGTTTCACCTTCTCCAAAAGAATGATAAAAACAATTTATGCTTCATGTATGATCAGTTAGCTGGTGCAATTACGCAAGCCACCTTCTGGGGACGCCATTCCCTGAGATCCCTACACCAGAATCCCCAAATATTCCAGCCTTACCAAAGCCTGAAATCCTATTTTATACCAATACCTGAAGTATTATCTATTTCCAACGTTCCAAAGCTATATGAATCCGTGGCGTAAGCAACATTTTTTGTAGGCAGGGTCCATATTTAAAGGAGCAAACAAAGAATAAATATTGTAGCGacatcatattaaaaatattagtttattaCTATAATTTGCTTTAACgagttttcatttttaaaatgtattcaTGACAACATTAAAAATAGTGTCTTACGGTGAAAATCCCATCAACCacttaaaaaatcattattcaTCTGATTTTACAAGTCAATGTTAATCAACTTCATCACCGAGAAAGCAATATGCCAAGTCTCAAGTAATTGGACCGGGTAGTTttcaaaattatgattttacaAGTGGTGAAATAATTGAATCCAAGTAGCGTTTATAGTTATTTATTGTCCCTTTCATACACAAAAGTTGATGTGTTCAAGCAGTAAAAcccaaaaattttaaatgaaagatTGCAGTACTGAGTAACTGTCGAAGTTTATTGGCGAAGTTAGGTGCTTTTGCCAGCGAACCAATTACAGGCAATCTTTGGGAAGTGGTgtcatttgtttttattaatccTAAAGCTCAAAAGAAACTCTAAAGTAATAACCTTTCTATTTTGTAGTTTTTGTCGATATCGTTGAGTTATTATGTACACACCACACCAGAATGAAGATTTGCGGTAAAAAGTGAATATTTCTTCACTTTTCAAAGAAATGAAATCAGCTAAGCTAAGAATTTTTATCAGGTTACCAGCATAACCTATATGCAAGTGACAGGTTTAGactattttaagtaatttaggTCATCTAAATTGACTTTTTACCTGGCTGGAGGCTAATTAGTTTGATGAGAAATTCAACTACTCAGGCCCGTGGCTAACAAACAGAATCCTGAAAGTCCTTGTAATTGCATTCTTGAAAACCTATATAAAGCAACAGACATAAAGCCAATGTCACATCCCAATCACATTGAGTCTTACACATTATTCTTCTTTTCGCTTCTACAATCTGCGTAAAAATGGGTCAGCATCACCACGTATCCTCCCTCTTACTACTTGCATTTCTTAATTTATTCTtcattcatagcaacataaCTGGTGTGGCTGCACGCCACCTCTTAGAGACGCCCGTCCCTGAGATACCTAAACCAGAACTACCGAAAGTTCCAGCCTTGCCAAA belongs to Solanum stenotomum isolate F172 chromosome 1, ASM1918654v1, whole genome shotgun sequence and includes:
- the LOC125851523 gene encoding uncharacterized protein LOC125851523; translation: MAGVTFGGTNHEFPGLYGGESEGRVGLGSSGISGFGIVGTFSFGSSGTFGFGSSGISGFGIVGTSSFGSSGTFSFGSSGISGFGIFGTSGFGSSGSFGFGSSGISGFGIVGTFSFGSSGTFGFGSSGISVLGTAGASGFGIVGTFSFGSSGAFGFGNSGISGFGIVGTFGFGSSGTFGFGSSGISSFGTFGSSGFGKVGTSGFFIAGGTSVFGTAGISDFFKGGNSSFGIAGISGIFGFGKVGNWGFGKVGSSGFGTLGISGFGSSGFGTVGISGFGKAGTLGSSGLGISGRGVSRRWRAVASVMLP